A single region of the Streptomyces sp. NBC_01381 genome encodes:
- a CDS encoding SAV_2336 N-terminal domain-related protein, with product MSEGQSASHPSGGDDQPQLSALGRLAHLTGHDLSLHELLDTVWLAARLPAGADAPLARCLNGAVSPGSGPGTTEGAPGPDDSSNIRPVPDPLPTPEFAPQPPPPAQLLGALHAAAAARSAPELAELDAGFRTGLPEGALPVRVPEEKALGEDELRFSRALRALKQSGLDPFRTEFDEEATTAALAETGLPDMVTRPARQRQLNLVLLIDEGISMLLWRRLAMELRTLLERLGAFRDVRVHGLDSRSARAPLLRARPFDPRAPALSPASVVDPSGRTLVLVISDGVGTCWRDGRLTKALERWARHGPTAIMHTLPAHLWDGSGIGSEPWLVTSRRRGAANDTWEVTDPLLPPGLGEEFARVPIPVLEPYPPAIATWARLVASPGASARLSLLRPPHVGAPRGSADTRGADAPSAVLRFRDAASPPAYRLAAHLAAVSPLTVPVMRLVQAAVPWQTDTVHLAEVFLGGLMRQVDSGDEHLPAQHRRFGFPKDAQDILLDTASPVDLLRTTRAVTDRLRTLVGRSPDFPAWLAHPSGTGELLPGTRPFAWLEDRLLTHLGARPMATVPERPIAYEEVRLPSGIDTSPTWLSLRLQDLHTLGPYSLLQRDGSSSRPTAYIGEDEEGRRVLLRVSPSFASSVGRELLEVERRALRRMDGAYAPVVVGSDLEGLPTPWLALRLDTLADGRPAPTLRALLDAAGPQPGTPLFTWLGWHLARAVARCHRRGIVHGSLAPGVVLATEETLHIISWTSARIDGAWSASTASVPAHSHYRAPEVTYWGESRIAAGDVYSLGAILLHAATGRTWQGYERSGLENNLEFGEVDEELRELLLRCVAAEPEDRPTAGEVARALGARLPGGAAWEGSEDESWPPPSSSVSDGDGGADGADGAANHSASWTATVRAALDRPLQIALLGVKDGVGCTTTTMMLGAVLADQRQEHVLAVDADRHAGSHVRISRRVFRNTMAGLSDLAASLHDVRTFEELQLFLSPHRSGLMVLADDSLSQRTARASFSDQEFALVAAATGRHFPLTLVDADTPLAAVLGYADRVVIVSRADPAGLTQAHRTMDRLVSINRPDLIKEAVVVLNHSRPAAGWNLDPAARRALSSRCRGLVTVPRDGHLAMGSTVELSWLTPEAYTAYLRLAALLLGPRPIFS from the coding sequence GTGAGCGAAGGGCAGAGTGCCTCCCATCCATCGGGCGGCGATGACCAACCGCAGCTGTCCGCACTCGGTAGACTGGCACATCTGACCGGGCATGACCTGTCACTGCACGAACTGCTCGACACGGTCTGGCTGGCCGCGCGGCTTCCTGCCGGAGCGGACGCCCCGCTCGCGCGCTGTCTGAACGGCGCGGTCTCACCCGGTTCGGGGCCCGGCACGACCGAGGGCGCTCCGGGGCCCGACGATTCGTCGAATATACGGCCGGTTCCTGACCCCTTGCCGACACCGGAGTTCGCGCCTCAGCCCCCGCCCCCGGCCCAGCTGCTCGGCGCCCTGCACGCCGCAGCCGCCGCGCGTAGTGCCCCCGAACTGGCCGAGCTCGACGCAGGATTTCGGACGGGCCTGCCTGAGGGAGCGTTGCCGGTACGCGTCCCGGAGGAGAAGGCGCTCGGAGAGGACGAACTGCGTTTCTCTCGGGCACTGCGGGCGCTGAAGCAGTCCGGTCTTGACCCTTTTCGGACGGAGTTCGACGAGGAGGCCACCACTGCGGCGCTCGCCGAGACGGGGTTGCCGGACATGGTCACGCGCCCCGCGCGACAGCGTCAGCTGAACCTCGTCCTTCTCATCGATGAGGGCATCTCGATGTTGCTGTGGCGGCGGCTTGCCATGGAGCTGCGCACCTTGTTGGAGCGCCTCGGTGCCTTCCGCGATGTCCGTGTGCATGGCCTTGACTCTCGATCGGCGCGGGCACCGCTGCTACGGGCTCGCCCCTTCGATCCGCGCGCCCCGGCACTGTCCCCCGCCTCCGTCGTTGACCCGTCGGGACGCACACTAGTCCTGGTGATCAGCGACGGAGTCGGGACGTGCTGGCGGGACGGGCGGTTGACGAAGGCGCTGGAACGCTGGGCGCGGCACGGACCGACTGCGATCATGCACACTCTCCCCGCGCACCTGTGGGACGGTTCGGGGATCGGCTCTGAACCGTGGCTTGTGACGAGCAGGCGGCGCGGCGCGGCCAACGACACGTGGGAGGTGACCGACCCACTGCTGCCGCCCGGGCTTGGCGAGGAGTTTGCCAGGGTACCCATACCGGTGCTCGAACCGTATCCGCCGGCGATCGCCACCTGGGCACGCCTTGTAGCCTCGCCCGGCGCCAGCGCGCGACTGTCGCTGCTGAGGCCGCCGCACGTCGGGGCGCCGCGCGGCAGCGCCGACACCCGTGGCGCGGACGCGCCGAGCGCGGTCCTGCGGTTCCGGGACGCGGCTTCCCCTCCGGCGTACCGCCTGGCAGCCCACCTCGCTGCGGTGTCACCGCTGACCGTGCCGGTGATGCGACTCGTGCAGGCGGCCGTGCCGTGGCAGACCGACACCGTGCATCTCGCCGAGGTGTTCCTGGGCGGCTTGATGCGCCAGGTCGATTCGGGCGACGAGCACCTTCCCGCGCAGCACCGGCGGTTCGGATTTCCCAAGGACGCCCAGGACATCCTGCTCGACACTGCATCCCCGGTCGATCTGCTGCGCACGACGCGCGCGGTCACAGACCGGCTGCGAACCCTCGTGGGCCGCTCGCCGGACTTCCCGGCCTGGCTCGCCCACCCCTCGGGCACCGGCGAACTGCTGCCCGGCACCCGCCCATTCGCCTGGCTCGAAGACCGCCTCCTGACTCACCTGGGCGCCCGGCCGATGGCCACGGTGCCCGAGCGACCGATCGCGTACGAGGAAGTGCGTCTCCCCTCGGGGATCGACACCTCACCGACCTGGCTGTCGCTGCGCCTGCAGGATCTGCACACGCTCGGCCCGTACTCGCTTCTGCAACGCGACGGATCGAGCAGCAGACCCACCGCCTACATCGGCGAAGACGAGGAGGGACGACGGGTGCTGCTGCGGGTGTCGCCATCATTCGCGTCGTCCGTCGGCCGGGAACTGCTCGAGGTCGAGCGTCGTGCGCTGCGCCGCATGGACGGTGCGTACGCGCCCGTCGTCGTCGGCAGCGACCTGGAGGGCCTGCCCACGCCATGGCTTGCCCTGCGGCTCGACACCCTGGCCGACGGTCGTCCCGCCCCCACCCTGCGAGCTCTGCTGGACGCGGCCGGGCCGCAGCCCGGCACTCCGCTGTTCACTTGGCTGGGCTGGCATTTGGCGCGCGCGGTGGCCCGCTGCCATCGCCGGGGCATCGTGCACGGCTCGCTTGCCCCGGGTGTCGTTCTGGCCACGGAGGAGACCCTGCACATCATCAGCTGGACCTCGGCCCGCATTGACGGCGCTTGGAGCGCGTCCACGGCATCTGTGCCCGCGCACTCCCACTACCGAGCACCGGAGGTCACGTACTGGGGAGAGTCGCGAATCGCGGCGGGCGACGTCTACTCGCTGGGTGCGATCCTGTTGCACGCTGCGACTGGCCGGACTTGGCAGGGCTACGAACGCAGCGGCCTGGAGAACAACCTGGAGTTCGGCGAAGTCGACGAGGAGCTACGCGAGTTGCTGCTGCGCTGTGTGGCGGCCGAACCGGAGGATCGCCCCACTGCCGGCGAAGTCGCCCGGGCGCTGGGCGCGCGGCTGCCGGGCGGCGCCGCGTGGGAGGGCTCCGAGGACGAGTCCTGGCCGCCTCCGTCCTCCTCCGTTTCGGATGGGGACGGAGGGGCGGACGGTGCGGACGGGGCGGCAAACCACAGCGCCAGCTGGACTGCTACAGTCCGAGCCGCCCTCGATCGACCACTGCAAATCGCTCTACTGGGCGTTAAGGACGGGGTCGGCTGCACCACGACGACCATGATGCTGGGGGCGGTCCTCGCCGATCAGCGGCAGGAACACGTACTGGCGGTTGACGCTGACCGGCACGCCGGAAGCCACGTCCGTATCAGCCGGCGGGTCTTTCGTAACACGATGGCGGGCCTGAGCGACCTAGCCGCTTCCCTCCACGACGTGCGCACCTTCGAGGAGCTTCAACTGTTCCTGTCGCCACATCGCTCGGGCCTGATGGTCTTGGCCGACGACTCGCTGTCCCAGCGGACGGCGAGGGCATCGTTCTCTGACCAGGAATTCGCCCTGGTAGCAGCCGCCACCGGGCGCCACTTCCCCCTCACCCTGGTGGATGCGGACACTCCGCTCGCCGCAGTCCTTGGGTACGCCGACCGCGTGGTCATTGTCTCCCGGGCGGATCCCGCTGGGCTCACCCAGGCCCATCGCACCATGGACCGGCTGGTCTCAATTAACCGTCCGGACCTGATCAAGGAGGCGGTCGTTGTACTCAACCACAGCCGACCGGCCGCCGGCTGGAATCTCGACCCGGCTGCACGCCGGGCCCTTAGCTCACGCTGCCGCGGACTGGTCACGGTTCCACGCGACGGGCACTTAGCGATGGGCAGTACAGTCGAACTGTCTTGGCTGACCCCCGAGGCGTACACGGCGTACCTCCGGCTCGCTGCGCTGTTGCTCGGGCCCCGGCCGATCTTTTCCTGA
- a CDS encoding integrase core domain-containing protein, with protein sequence MRTGVRIPRMNAIMERWVQTRRHELLNRTLIFNERHLRHALHQFELHYNTRRPHQAKDQTAPLRAVPEPLPHAQITQLKVRRRDRLGGVLHEYQHAA encoded by the coding sequence GTGCGCACCGGCGTCCGGATACCGCGCATGAACGCCATCATGGAACGCTGGGTCCAGACCCGCCGCCACGAACTCCTAAACCGCACCCTCATCTTCAACGAGCGCCATCTACGCCACGCGCTCCACCAATTCGAACTGCACTACAACACCCGCCGACCCCACCAAGCGAAAGACCAGACAGCACCCCTACGCGCCGTCCCCGAACCACTCCCCCACGCACAGATCACCCAACTGAAAGTGCGCCGGAGAGACCGCCTCGGCGGAGTCCTCCACGAGTACCAGCATGCCGCCTGA
- a CDS encoding integrase core domain-containing protein, whose protein sequence is MITSMVYRATRALLSVPAVLLRSDSAKDAELLVLWHENAVLRRQLGGPARYEPADRLWLAALSSLIPRRHWNRIFPVTPGTLLAWHRRLVARKWDYTNRRRRTGRPPTAAAVRKLVVRLAKENPGWDHRRIQGELAQLGHPIASSTVWKILRAADVDPAPRRTGPSWRDFLASQAEAIIAADFFHIDTITGSRLYALAFLEHGSRQLHITGVTAPPTAQWATQQARNLTVDLGHRNEPLVYVLRDRDSKYTSSFDAVFEAEGIDVLLSAPRAPRMNAHCERVIGTIRREVLDHMLIMNEAHARQVLAAYQDHYNRHRPHRSRAQQPPAAQDPPAPRHGPNTRALLRTRILGGTINEYRYAA, encoded by the coding sequence GTGATCACTTCCATGGTGTACCGGGCGACCCGGGCGTTACTGTCCGTACCTGCGGTCCTGCTGCGCTCGGACTCGGCCAAGGACGCCGAACTGCTCGTGCTGTGGCACGAAAACGCCGTGCTGAGACGGCAACTCGGCGGGCCGGCCCGTTACGAGCCCGCAGACCGGCTTTGGCTGGCCGCCTTGTCCTCGCTGATACCGCGCCGCCACTGGAACAGAATCTTCCCGGTCACTCCAGGGACGCTCCTGGCCTGGCACCGAAGGCTGGTCGCCAGGAAGTGGGACTACACCAATCGGCGCCGACGCACCGGGCGCCCGCCCACCGCAGCCGCAGTCAGGAAACTGGTCGTGCGGCTGGCAAAGGAGAACCCGGGGTGGGACCACCGGCGGATCCAAGGCGAGCTGGCCCAGCTGGGGCATCCAATCGCATCGTCTACCGTCTGGAAGATCCTGCGCGCGGCCGACGTCGACCCGGCTCCGCGCCGCACCGGCCCGAGCTGGCGCGACTTCCTCGCCTCCCAGGCCGAGGCGATCATCGCAGCGGACTTCTTCCACATCGACACGATCACAGGCAGCCGACTGTACGCGCTCGCGTTCCTTGAGCACGGTAGCCGTCAGCTCCACATCACCGGCGTCACCGCCCCCCCCACCGCACAGTGGGCGACGCAGCAGGCCCGCAATCTCACCGTTGACCTGGGCCACCGCAATGAGCCCCTGGTTTATGTTCTCCGCGACCGCGACAGTAAGTACACCAGCTCCTTCGACGCCGTCTTCGAAGCCGAAGGCATTGACGTACTGCTCAGCGCGCCCCGGGCGCCTCGTATGAACGCCCACTGCGAACGAGTGATCGGCACGATCCGCCGAGAGGTGCTCGACCACATGCTGATCATGAATGAGGCCCATGCACGACAGGTCCTCGCCGCATATCAGGACCACTACAACCGGCATCGACCGCACCGGTCCCGGGCTCAACAACCGCCCGCCGCCCAAGACCCACCCGCTCCCAGGCACGGCCCCAACACCCGCGCACTTCTACGCACTCGTATCCTCGGCGGAACAATCAACGAGTACCGATATGCCGCCTGA
- a CDS encoding transposase → MTVYRPGLVDPYRDHLRKRRTDDPAVPVTHLLTEIRERGYTGSANLLVRYINQGRVEADHAVLSPRKVTSLLTRHPDHLDDKQRALCDQLAGACPEMTALADQIRAFAALLVPSAGNAEQLTAWLTRTRAADLPFLHSFATGLERDRAAVDAALTLPHHNGRTEGVNCKIKLLKRQRYGRAGHPLLRQLILLN, encoded by the coding sequence GTGACCGTCTACCGGCCCGGTCTCGTCGATCCCTACCGCGACCACCTGCGCAAACGCCGCACGGACGACCCGGCCGTCCCCGTCACCCATCTACTGACGGAGATCCGGGAGAGGGGCTACACCGGCAGTGCGAACCTCCTGGTCCGCTACATCAACCAGGGCCGGGTTGAAGCCGACCATGCCGTCCTGTCACCCCGCAAGGTCACCAGCCTGCTCACCCGTCACCCCGACCACCTCGACGACAAGCAGCGCGCCCTGTGTGACCAACTCGCGGGCGCCTGCCCCGAGATGACCGCTTTGGCCGACCAGATCCGCGCCTTCGCCGCTCTGCTCGTACCGTCCGCGGGCAACGCCGAGCAGCTGACCGCCTGGCTCACCCGGACCCGCGCCGCAGACCTGCCCTTCCTGCACTCCTTCGCCACCGGCCTGGAGCGCGACCGCGCCGCCGTCGATGCCGCCCTCACCCTGCCCCACCACAACGGCCGCACCGAGGGCGTCAACTGCAAGATCAAACTTCTCAAGCGCCAGCGATACGGCCGTGCCGGCCACCCGCTCCTACGCCAGCTCATCCTGCTCAACTGA
- a CDS encoding integrase core domain-containing protein — translation MSTRRVHLLGVTAHPTGNWAIEQARDLLMAMDDRIDQVKFLIRDRDAKFTDAFDAVLASHAIQVLLTPIRAPRANAYIERWIGGYRRELLDRTLIVNERHLRTVLAAYETHFNTHRPHHALHQAAPLRPLPDPDSPDGKVIRRDLLGGVIHEYNQVA, via the coding sequence ATCTCTACCCGCCGCGTACACCTCCTGGGCGTCACTGCCCACCCGACCGGCAACTGGGCAATCGAGCAGGCGCGTGACCTCCTCATGGCAATGGACGACCGCATTGACCAAGTGAAGTTCCTGATCCGGGACCGTGATGCGAAGTTCACCGACGCCTTCGACGCCGTCCTCGCATCCCACGCCATCCAGGTCTTGCTCACTCCCATCCGGGCCCCGCGGGCGAACGCGTACATCGAACGCTGGATCGGCGGATACCGCCGAGAACTCCTCGACCGCACACTGATCGTCAACGAACGACACCTGCGCACCGTCCTGGCCGCATACGAGACGCACTTCAACACCCACCGCCCACACCACGCCCTCCACCAAGCAGCACCCCTGCGACCACTCCCCGACCCGGACAGCCCGGACGGCAAGGTCATCCGTCGAGATCTACTCGGCGGCGTGATCCACGAATACAACCAGGTCGCATAG
- a CDS encoding NACHT domain-containing protein, whose product MTEPIGPSLNLDGALPDPAETLARTRHQQLVVLGDSGSGKTAIVYQLAHQLLDDFSLALAQPIPLVLPLESWNPLARPLEDWIALHVEQLIQNLTDTDQQAAEKLADTLVCQQRILPLFDGLNEMPSLLRNPAMRSLAMFEQPWVLTSQPSAIRVATNDNRSHPYRADFVRVDVLDFEAARDFLLEPWRHQDPGERNEWKIFFSRLANLPGEKSLPITLALTTPLYLSLAKVTYGIGQPGDPMDLLESSLTTPMAVREYLVDALVDDAFDPLVGGRAHQTTTGIPRVWKSPREAKHWLQFLARHLDKHELSSFRWWTLEYSAPFWLMMASVSVVTVMEMSLFSLATYGSRVLARDALMGFFLGAVISVLARWFHREREGEYDSPEELEMRRSFRDLSPPEQRAVIAILSIIGSVLLGGGIYGILYVGLWSLRMSSWKVEVLDSLRDWSVLLPISVTMALLAGLAIFAFAYRAFSYSSRDDVLGVILIDDAAPNWRYGKSSLKFSALMALVITGALGSLVWISLEQLAANGLGVWSITRKSQFLIIVEYCLLAVIWVAFFTPRVRYWIVRYWFVLTGRLPRNLDDFLADAAQRGILCRRGAAYAFRHESLQKRMGKIGAPVSTGRGTSN is encoded by the coding sequence GTGACTGAGCCGATCGGTCCGAGCCTAAACCTGGATGGCGCACTCCCAGATCCTGCGGAGACATTAGCCCGTACCAGGCATCAGCAACTAGTCGTACTAGGCGATTCAGGCTCCGGAAAGACAGCCATTGTCTACCAACTAGCCCATCAGCTCTTGGATGACTTTTCCCTCGCTCTCGCCCAGCCCATTCCACTCGTACTGCCGTTGGAGTCGTGGAATCCTCTTGCTCGCCCCTTGGAGGACTGGATCGCGTTACATGTGGAGCAACTGATCCAAAATCTCACCGACACAGATCAGCAAGCGGCAGAGAAATTAGCTGACACTCTCGTTTGCCAGCAGCGAATCTTGCCACTCTTTGATGGCCTAAATGAGATGCCGAGCCTTCTAAGGAATCCGGCAATGCGATCCCTGGCTATGTTTGAGCAGCCGTGGGTCCTGACTAGTCAACCGAGCGCTATTAGAGTCGCGACCAATGATAATCGCTCGCACCCATATCGGGCAGATTTCGTAAGAGTCGATGTGCTGGATTTTGAGGCGGCTCGAGATTTCCTTCTTGAGCCATGGAGGCATCAAGATCCGGGAGAGAGAAACGAGTGGAAAATCTTCTTTTCCAGGCTCGCTAATCTGCCAGGCGAGAAATCCCTTCCCATCACTCTTGCGTTGACCACACCACTATATCTCTCGCTAGCAAAGGTCACGTATGGAATTGGCCAGCCGGGCGACCCCATGGATCTTTTGGAGAGTAGTCTCACGACTCCAATGGCTGTGCGGGAGTATCTGGTCGACGCTCTAGTTGATGACGCCTTCGATCCGCTGGTGGGCGGCCGAGCCCACCAGACTACTACAGGTATCCCGCGTGTCTGGAAAAGCCCTCGTGAAGCGAAGCACTGGCTTCAGTTCCTAGCGCGGCATTTAGACAAGCATGAATTATCGAGTTTTCGCTGGTGGACGTTAGAATATTCCGCCCCATTCTGGCTTATGATGGCGAGCGTATCGGTAGTCACGGTAATGGAAATGAGTCTATTCTCCCTGGCGACTTATGGGTCGAGAGTGCTCGCGCGTGACGCTTTGATGGGCTTCTTTCTCGGCGCCGTCATCTCTGTGCTCGCTCGCTGGTTCCATAGGGAACGAGAGGGAGAATATGACTCCCCTGAAGAGCTGGAAATGAGACGTAGTTTTCGTGATTTGAGCCCTCCGGAGCAGCGAGCCGTGATTGCAATTTTGTCGATTATCGGATCTGTGCTCTTAGGTGGAGGGATATATGGAATTCTGTACGTCGGCCTATGGTCTTTGCGGATGTCGTCATGGAAGGTAGAGGTGTTAGATTCTTTGCGGGATTGGAGCGTACTGCTCCCGATTTCCGTCACCATGGCACTCTTGGCTGGTCTTGCTATTTTCGCCTTCGCGTATCGCGCATTCTCCTATTCGAGTCGCGATGACGTACTGGGGGTTATTCTTATTGATGATGCGGCCCCGAATTGGCGTTACGGGAAGTCTTCTTTAAAGTTCTCCGCACTTATGGCACTAGTGATCACTGGCGCACTGGGCTCTCTGGTGTGGATTTCGTTAGAGCAGTTGGCTGCGAACGGGCTAGGCGTTTGGTCAATTACTCGAAAATCTCAATTCTTAATTATTGTAGAATATTGCCTTCTTGCGGTAATTTGGGTGGCCTTTTTTACCCCTAGGGTTCGCTATTGGATCGTGCGTTACTGGTTTGTTCTGACAGGAAGGCTTCCTAGAAATTTGGATGATTTTCTTGCCGATGCGGCACAGCGAGGTATTTTATGCCGCAGAGGTGCCGCATATGCATTCCGTCACGAATCTCTTCAGAAGAGGATGGGTAAGATCGGCGCGCCAGTTTCTACTGGTCGTGGGACTTCGAACTAG
- a CDS encoding integrase core domain-containing protein: MERWIGGCRRELLDRTLIVNERHLRTVLAAYETHFNTHRPHHALRHAAPLRPLPDPTAPDAKAIRRDPLSGVIHEYTQVACGGRVSGTHRSWRSLPAAYTSWASLPTRPATGQSSRRVTSSWQWTTALTK, from the coding sequence ATCGAGCGCTGGATCGGCGGATGCCGCCGAGAGCTCCTCGACCGCACACTGATCGTCAACGAACGACACCTGCGCACCGTCCTGGCCGCATACGAGACGCACTTCAACACCCACCGCCCACACCACGCCCTCCGCCACGCAGCACCCCTGAGACCACTCCCCGACCCCACAGCACCAGACGCCAAAGCCATCCGCCGTGATCCACTCAGCGGTGTCATTCACGAATACACGCAGGTCGCCTGCGGCGGCCGAGTTTCGGGCACCCACAGGTCATGGAGATCTCTACCCGCCGCGTACACCTCCTGGGCGTCACTGCCCACCCGACCGGCAACTGGGCAATCGAGCAGGCGCGTGACCTCCTCATGGCAATGGACGACCGCATTGACCAAGTGA
- a CDS encoding trypco2 family protein — MAGDDSELLELGLAETVSALRRESSTAVAASINESISFGISSLDLEFEIEMEKRSTAKGDVRFWVVTAGADRSSTSHARHRVSMSLKPVQKNAGENNDVYIGHRLQEPPD; from the coding sequence GTGGCTGGTGACGACAGTGAGCTACTTGAGCTTGGACTTGCAGAGACGGTTTCTGCCCTACGGCGTGAATCGTCAACCGCTGTAGCTGCAAGCATCAATGAGTCCATTAGTTTCGGAATATCTTCTCTGGACCTTGAGTTTGAGATAGAGATGGAGAAGCGTAGCACCGCTAAAGGTGACGTGCGATTCTGGGTCGTAACTGCGGGTGCTGATCGCAGTAGCACGTCACATGCCAGGCATCGTGTTTCCATGTCACTCAAGCCAGTACAGAAAAATGCTGGTGAGAACAACGACGTGTACATCGGCCACCGGCTTCAAGAACCCCCAGATTAG